The Juglans microcarpa x Juglans regia isolate MS1-56 chromosome 2D, Jm3101_v1.0, whole genome shotgun sequence DNA window CCACCTCCACTATCGTACACTGCCACCCACGACGTATGACCACCCTCTCCGGCATCCTCAGGCCACCATCGACccatcccaaccacccatggccctGATCTGCCACCTatgctccctcactctctcacggcatctctccctctcacacaGGGCCAGTTTCCCCTCTACCACcgtgatttgtgtggtgatttttttattttgtggtattttttgtagtgattttttttattttgttgtatttttgtgatgattttactgtgattttgtgatgattttacCGTGATTTTACTTTGAGGATGCAAAGAGAGACACGGAGATATAGTGGTTTTACCGTGGTTTTGTGGTTTTGCTGTGTTCACCAttgtttattactgttcacgACTACAGTTCATTACTGTTCACCGTTATAAcctcttttaagtataaggagatatatatatatatatatattatacaacgACGTTGTTTAGACCAAATATAACCTAAATAGACCACTTCTCCCCTCTCCCTGTCTCTTAAATCTCTCTAATGCTTTGAGCTCTCTAGGCTTTAGCCACCTCTACATCACCGTCGTCATTGTAGTCATTGTTCACTTTCCACTCTTAGCCTTCAAGTAACTTATTTCTATTCTCTTCGAACTTATCCCTTGTTCTCGGTCGCTCGCGTCTGTCGATGCAGTCGATCACTCAGCCATGGGTGGGTGACGGCCTGCCCGACATTTTTTctgggaaggggggggggggggggatcctAGCTGCCCGCACCCACTAGAGGCAAGTAGTGCCCCTAGTCTTTGGGAGTTGACAATGGAAAGGTGGACATGATTGTTTGGACTCCTAGCAATGAAAAATTCTCCATACACCCATTCTAGAGGTTCTGACTGTTGAGAATAACAGTCATTTAccttgaaaaaatatatggagaaaGGCACCTCTCAAGGTTGCCTTTTTTGTCTAGACCACTTCCTTTTTTGTTATTGATTGGTGCtgcaggtaaaaaaaaaaataaaagtggtgaAATAGTGAATTACTCCTTCCTTGTGAGATTGCCAGGGCcttgtgaaatgatttgtttaGCAAAGTTGAGATAGCATGACTTATGTTTGGGAAGGTGGTTGGTCTTTTAGCTAGTTGGAGAGGTTTGAAAGACATTCCTTAGATTGCAGCTTTGTGAAAAATGGCAcctatttgtttttttggtgaatatggagggagagaaatgacTAGAACTTTGATGACCAGGATTGCTCTCCAGaggattttaaaaaactttttcttttaacttaCTTATGGGGCTACtactatagattttaatggtctCAATTTCCATGAATCCCTTGTATTATCTCCATTTCCTAATTAGGTCCgttctcttgtatactacctGGGATTTGCCTATATTTAATGGTGCCAACCTAAACGAttcaaaatacttaaaaagaaaggaagaaagcaaAAGATCCATATATTCATCTTGTCCCCATCCCCAAGCCACACCATTGGGTAACAATCGCTACTTTTCAAGGAAACGGGAAAACTTCCTGGCTTTTGGATCCAAATATCAAGCAAGCATATAACCAGTTGAGTGAAAAAAACAAACGTGACAGCAAACTTGAATCTTAATACCtattcaatcaatcaaatacATTACATAATTATCTCAATACACCTCAAAATTCTATTATCGAGCAATCAACTGTATCCTAATCTATGAGATGCGTATCATAacactccaactccaacttaaggtgaaaaagagaaatggaaaatatacgaaaagagaaaataactgAATTCCGTGTGACCTCATTCCAATATGTAATGAAGACATACATGTTCTAAGCCacatagaaatataaaattttagaaacaGGAGAAACTATTTTATACCACCAGGATTTGCAAGATTTCTCAAGGCATTGAAGAACAACATCCAGCATTTTTCACAGCTGATACATCATCTTTTGCGCCCACATTAATAGTCTGTCCTTTGGGCAAGGCTGTTGGGTCATCCCCAATGTCGAGAGCCTTCCTGCTGACTACACGATATATCTGAGTGAGCACTTCAGTGAAGGCATTTTCCACATTCAATGATTCCAGGGCAGAGGTTTCCATAAAAAATGTATTCTCTCTCTCGGCAAATGCTGTAGCATCCTCCATTGAAACAGCACGCAAGTGACGTAAATCTGCCTTATTTCCTACAAGCATAATCACAATGTTGGAATCAGTGTGATCACGAAGCTCCTTTAACCACCTCTCCACGTTCTCAAAAGTGACATGTCTTGTGACATCATAGACAAGCAATGCACCAACAGCTCCGCGATAGTACGCACTTGTGATCGCACGGTATCTATGGCAAAAAGAATATCCAATGAGAAAAGTTCTTTTCTAAAAAAGTAGAAACAAGTGATTCCCTCATAAAGTAGAGGAAGAGAAGGTCCATACTCAGTGAGTAAAATAACTTATGAAATcgacatacaaaaaaaataaaaaactttcacTTTTCTTCTCCAAgcctttctttccttctttaaaATTTGTTGCTGGAAGAAATTACTGCTAAAGATAGGGAGTTTCCAGagtcaaataaataaaaataggcaCTGCACAACATATGAGAAACAGAACAGGCGAGTACAATCACTTCACAGCtattcagcttaaaattagatgagatcaCCTTCCCTCAAAAATTTTGGAAGCAAacgatatatataaataaatagataaaaacttCGTCTATATTTTTATGTCTTTGTTGTAAAAAATTTCATCAACTGATCATACTTGTCTGAAATTGCCTCTCATAACCATTAAAGATTTCGTTTCCATTCTAAACCATCCCTGCCCCCTTGATTCACAACATAGTTGAATAGACCCAACTCCAAACCAACTGAGAAAACAATGTAACAACCCAAGGAAACACAAACTTCATTTGGCTTGTACCTCAAGAACTAGTCAATATTACAACTGGATgataaccccccccccccccccccccccccccaacttcTGTCAAGCCATTCTTCACAGGTGGCATGACTCAAGTCCCACACTTCTGGTTGAGTAGCTCTGATATCATTAGTAAAAACTCAATGAAAACCCAAGCCGCATCTTGGCTATACTACAAAAGTACTAGTCAATGTTAAAATTGAAACTCCTTGAAATCAATATAAAAGGCAAAAACTTAGTCCTCCTAAGCAAGTGGGATTCCATTCACCAACCTCTCACACTAACTTGGGGTATTACTTATGAAAACCTCTATAGATGTTCAATTCAACCATGAAAGTAGTTGTCAATTATCCTACTTCAAAAACCTCCCCTTTTGTCAAGTGCTCATGTCATAATCATCTTACACCTAATGAATTTCttatatttcacaaaaattaaataatcttGCATACTGATGATCTTCAGTCTGTGAACACAACATTTATCAGAAAATACCGTGCAGTTTGTGTCATAGGCAGACCGAAGACTAACTATAAACCTAAAAAATCCaaaccaagaaaaattataatgtataattaacaTTCACTTCGCTTTAGAATGTGTGATCCCGACACTACACAGGCAGCTGCTGATAACGATCCATTGTCTATATCTCTAtgacaaaacaaaaaagtttcCCCAACACTAAACGGGCATAACGATCCTTTGTGTATATCTCTTACACAAGGCCAAATTCTTTCCCACATTTCCTaaaacaacattacaaaatGCAAAAAGGACTCATCTTTCCTGATTGAACGAAACCAGCATCGAAGATCCAAATTAGCAAACGAATCGAAAaggaaatggaaataaaaactTAATAGATAACCTTTACTCAATTCGTGACGAACAAAGAGCTTAAACAATCAGAAGccatgaaaattataaacaccATTCGCTACCGAATAATCTCTCACACATTACCCATTTTCGAATCATCGAAGAACCGCCAAGCCCCACGTTCATTGCAAATTATCCAAGATCCAAATAATAATACCCAAAACCCGTGGAAAGAAAATCAGTAAATGAAAATTGAGGTTAACCTCTCTTGGCCGGCTGTGTCCCAAATCTGGGCCTTGATGACCTTGTCATCTACGTGAATGCTTCTGGTGGCGAATTCGACGCCGATGGTGGACTTGGACTCTAGGCTGAATTCGTTCTTTGTGAACCTGGAAAGCAGATTGGACTTGCCGACGCCGGAGTCACCTATTAGCACCACCTTGAATAGGTAGTCGTAGTCGTCCTCGGCTCTATACGCCCCCATTGTatgtctctttcttttcttttttctccgaGTTTTTGTTTGAAGTTCGAAGCTGGGAGATGAggtttaggatttgaaaaattgggaTGTGGATTAAACGGAAATACGGGGATCAGGAAACAACAGTTTTTGAATTCGGAATTCTTCCcactttagagagagagagggagagagggagagctaTTCTACAATGTTAATACGGTTGAATCTATAAATTGgatatgatttattttgaatgccttcaaaagctttatttttgaaatttcagagATATCTGTCTCCAATGGTCCTATCCcctcctcctttttcttttgctcacaattttaaaatcttcttaCCCACTTGAAATCTTCACATTAAAGCCCTAAGAATAGGTGTAAGCAATATTATgctttgttttaaatttcatcatttataatTGTGTCGACtattgctactcatcatcttctcatcattccACGATGTGACTTTTTTTTAGAGgttcataagtaaaatataataaataatcttcaatcatctgatatcatatcatgagatgataaaagaatgatgagaaaataaatgatgaatagattttttctaatcgtatttgttgatgtggcatattttaaataattttatacatcaatcatttaaattgataaaatttatcacACCAATATCAatatatggttaataataattaattaaaatgaaaaataacattagCATAAATCTACTAACTTTGCAAACAATGTTAatgcattattcttttttactcTCTCTATTATGATCAACAAACATCAATGTAAAAGGAACGGACTAGCTTGCATATGATTATGAGCAGAATGCCAAATTGTTGACTCTCTTTATAATAGGATGTTCtgtcatttcttttcataataagTAAGTCCTATCCAATGCTAACATTGCTATagttttttaatctaaaaatgCTTGCCCCGAGCACTTCAACATAATAGGAAGGCAAAGTTCTCACCCCCATGTGAGTACTAGGGATAGCAAAAGTACTTATTAACTTAATAAGCAATGTAAATGACCATGAAACTCGCCAACTCGGCGAGCATTGTGAAAAGGCAAAGTGTTTGAAAGTGTTCACTATCCAAGTGAGCATTATGGAAAACAAAAGTGATCGACATCTAAGCAAGTAATAGGGAGAGCAAAAGTGATTGCTATCATGACGAGCATTTTTGCATCTAGGCGAGTACTATGGAGAGCAAAAGTTTTAACCCTCCCAGCCACCACAACAATAGTAAAGACCTTAGAGTGCAAAGGTGCTTGTCACCTAATCATCTCGAAGAGCAAAAATACTTGTCCCTAGGCAAGCATCATGAGATTAAACATGTTCTTTCCCAAGCGAGCATCCCCAAAGAGCAAAAATGCTTGTCACACAGGTGAGCAACAAGGGAGTAAAAATGCTCTCGACTAAGGcgagccccccccccccccccccacttcGATCTCATGCTATTCTAATTTTTCCTGCCCATATATATTCAACCATAATGGATATTCTTTGCTCAATGGAATTTGAGcacttcaattttctataagCGTAGTTGTATCCTCATATTCctttagagttttgttaaacaacctccaccacactccacactctatatttttttaaaatttttaaattttttaatatatttttttaaattttttcaaattttctattcatgatttatataataaatatttgataaaagaaaaaaataataaaaaaaaaagtggagtgtggagtgtgaggaggttgtgaagatttattcgtTCATTTATATTGGCATTTGGGACCATCTATGCAGAGTATGCCATGGCTACATGAAATAATCACCATCTTCTGACTTGATTCGGATAATATGTAACTTAATATGATAGATTGAATATGtatcataataaaaaatattttacaatttaatttatcatatggaataacattaattttaagtaattttttaagatgTTTTTGTACAtaaagtacttttttttatttttttatttctcctttTATAATTCCCAAGGAAAATTTACATATGCAGGCAAAGGAGAATGATGTTAAGTTTTCAACGGTCATACCATTTGCCTGCCATTATCATTTTATAAGGTTGTCATTTGACAACATGAAGTGCTTTTATAAAGGCAAATGACCACTTCAACGGGACAATCTAGCTGTTgatgaattaattaaagagtGGATGGGGGGCGCCGTGAAGTCTTCGCTGGATCAAATTGGAAAATCTAGAATGCCAGAAAGAACGCCAGATAAACAAGTTAAAATATCAGAAACTTTGACCAAGTACACCAAAAGTCAGCCTTTTACGCCCAGATGTGCTTTCCAATCACTTCAcgtaattataataaattgaaatagagaaaagaagacataatattgtaaaaaaaaaaggcacaatGTTAATTAATAGATAGACGAATgactcgtttggataatgagataagataattttaaattagttaaataaaatattattaaaatatttttttaatattattattattttaaaatttaaaaaatatgaattatttattatattttgtgtaaaaatttaaaaacattgtaatgatagaatgagatgaaatgatttctATATGATCCCTAATTATTCATCACATCCCAAAAATCCTCTCCAAGATATCTTAAGCTTCTTGCAGCAGCTTCTTATGCTACATGAGCTTTGGTTCTACCCAAAAAGTGCTGGTCcaattgttttatatatatatatatatatatatatatatatatatatatattaacaatttaTAGTCCTTGCgaactctctttgaaaaaaagtgggagctaccatttaaaaaaataatgttaaccCCCTCGTGactgtatatatttatatactagttGTGAATCAACGTGCAATGCATTTTTCCTAGTtaggagaagaaaaattaaagattactaatatttacaaaatgcaaaaataatatacttttttaaataaaatgaattagtCAATAATGATAACCAAAACGTTACAGTAATATAAGTAGTATAGAAATTAAAAGACTTTGGATATTCTAGcaatagttttcttagcaaaatatatgaattgtagaattcaACCACACTACTCGATAACTCAAGGAGCACTGAAAAATAcagagtattttatttttatattgttctCACGTTCTTTCATCATTCAAGTAAGcctcttatattttaaaaatctcaaaaatattataattgtagaaaatcaatttatttaaatgattttaattaattaaaaatattatgaaatttaaattatgttaaaaattctaattatttatatagttttactcttaaaaatatttagtaaaatttcatcatttatttaatgatgaaagattaatattttataaattaaagttgattttaaatttatgatataatatttatattttaattatctattttaagttagtttatttttaatattttaacctCTATAATTGTATCAAATCTAGAGACTCGAGATAAAGGATTGAGATTTAAATCCCAAAGCCTAActtttcccctcacttttcctcttccctctctctcctccctccctccagcTGCACACACCTctccctctcgatctctcttcACCTTGGCTCCTCCTAATGCCGCCAGCCACCATTCCCGCGCCACCACCAAGCACAGTCACGGGTGGCCTTCCCCCACACCAATCTACTCCccacaaacctctctctctccccacagCAGGCCAAAGCCCGTaaccctctctcttcctctccctttgaTTTCCCTCCACTGCGCTGCCGTGAGCAGCTCCTACCAGACCCACAGGGTATTGTatttcataaaacaaataaaaagggCCTAGAAGAGACCCAATAGCACCAGAATACCACTCCAAATATGGCCAAGAGAGTCATGCGTAAACTCTTAATTGCAGAGCCATGCAAGGTTGCTGTTTCCAGGCTCTTGCCATTTGGAGGTAAaaacgctctctctctctctctctctcttctctcacgtctctttatcttcttattCTCTTAAATTAACAACCCTCCCTACCTTTCCCAAGTTTACCAGGTAACCCCAAAAGCCAAAGAGAACTCCTTCTCAGCGAGATAAAATAGAGTTTTGTGTGTTGACAAGAATCGGTTTGGTTTTCTGGCTTTGTAAGGGTTCTGATCAGTTGGGTTTGAGGCTCTCGTGAATAGGTAGAGGAAAGATTGAGATGGATCGAGAATGCAAATAGCAGGCAAGTCACATTCTCAAAGAGACGGGCTGGCTTGCTCAAAAAGGCTCAGGAACTTGCTGTTCTCTGTAATACAATCGGATATTGAGGAAcataagtgaaagataaaatTGCCAAATAAAAtactgtttattactgtttataACTCTATAGCCTCTTTTAagtataaagatatatatatatatatatatgtatatatatatgaaagcaTCGAAAAATCCCACTCCTTGTGGTTCCAGTGAATCACAGTTACTGTCATTACGTAGCAGCAGTTTATACATATTCAGAACCGGAAATGCAGCAAACTTATCATCCACAGACTACAGTAAATACCACAGTTTATGGTCACTCAACCAAAAAAGGACTGTCAATATATCACTAACAACTACAAAAATACAAAGATGTGTGCTTTTCAAATGACAAAGcaattaacttatatatattttatatatatatatatatatatatatatatatatatatatatatgacaaacCAATTAAGTAAACACCTCATTGCCATTATTGTTTCTTATAAATACAACGTGGACTCTCCTTAAGTCACcatttatgaaagaatatttcAGTGTTCCTCGCCTGAAATTGAGGCAAAAGACTAATGACCTTGCTAGAGTACACCAGTATGATGAATAATCATAAGGTTACAAAACTGTATC harbors:
- the LOC121249194 gene encoding ras-related protein RABA1f-like, producing MGAYRAEDDYDYLFKVVLIGDSGVGKSNLLSRFTKNEFSLESKSTIGVEFATRSIHVDDKVIKAQIWDTAGQERYRAITSAYYRGAVGALLVYDVTRHVTFENVERWLKELRDHTDSNIVIMLVGNKADLRHLRAVSMEDATAFAERENTFFMETSALESLNVENAFTEVLTQIYRVVSRKALDIGDDPTALPKGQTINVGAKDDVSAVKNAGCCSSMP